In one window of Cololabis saira isolate AMF1-May2022 chromosome 23, fColSai1.1, whole genome shotgun sequence DNA:
- the LOC133424310 gene encoding protein LLP homolog produces the protein MAKSLRSKWKRKMRAEKRKKNAPKELARLKQALSLDKKGEADMTDLQEIATVVPAEKITKQTDAETAEGEEGKMDMEEKRNKTTLLNEHGQYPVWMSQRQAKKMKGKRMAKKSGKGKKKKGVAW, from the exons ATGGCTAAAAGTCTCCGCAGCAAATGGAAGCGCAAGATGCGGGcagagaagaggaagaaaaatgcTCCCAAGGAGCTGGCTCGCCTCAAACAGGCCCTGAGTCTGGACAAGAAAGGAGAAGCAGACATGACCGACTTGCAGGAGATCGCCACAGTGGTGCCAGCGGAAAAGATTACCAAGCAGACAGATGCTGAAACAGCAGAGGGTGAAG AGGGGAAGATGGACATGGAAGAAAAGCGCAACAAGACAACTCTGCTGAACGAACATGGACAGTATCCTGTTTGGATGAGCCAACGGCAGGCCAAGAAAATGAAAGGCAAACGAATGGCAAAGAAAAGTGGGAAAggcaagaagaagaagggaGTTGCTTGGTAA
- the LOC133423918 gene encoding src substrate cortactin-like, protein MWKSVVGHNVNMKVAAEGDDWETDPDFENDVSEQEQRWGAKTIEGSGRKEHISVAELRNKVAAEHEQVKQKDQTPKASYGYGGKFGVEKDRMDKAALGHDYVAQVEQHSSQKDMAKGFGGKFGVQKDRVDKSAMGFEYKGDVQQHSSQKDYSKGFGGKYGVEKEKVDKAALGYDYKGATEKHQSQKDYAKGFGGKYGVEKEKVDKAAVGYDYKGETEKHQSQKDYSKGFGGKFGVEKEKVDKAALGYEYKGETEKHQSQKDYSAGFGGRYGVQKDRMDKSAVGFSDMDSPTSAYEKTQPLEASSAGAGKLKARFENMAKASDEENRKKVEEERARRQARESREREEAKRRQQEQDAREEESRPPPAEPEDPESDMPPPAEDAVYDMPPPDEDAEYDMPQETQHMPEIQEIPELEGEPEYEEPPVLPPRSEDPPEPELPPLPHRSAAVDEDQGEYEELLERPPPPAPTAVEDVYEEVAEGQRAVAIYDYEGEADDEISFNPDDVITNIEMIDEGWWKGQCHGKVGLFPATYVQLI, encoded by the exons ATGTGGAAGTCAGTCGTGGGCCACAATGTGAACATGAAGGTGGCGGCGGAGGGGGACGACTGGGAGACCGACCCTGACTTTGAG AATGACGTCTCGGAGCAGGAGCAGAGGTGGGGGGCCAAGACCATCGAGGGCTCCGGTCGCAAAGAGCACATCAG tGTTGCAGAGCTAAGAAACAAGGTCGCTGCAGAGCACGAGCAGGTGAAGCAGAAGGATCAGACCCCCAAAGCCTCATACGGCTACGGAGGCAAGTTCGGGGTGGAGAAGGACCGGATGGACAAG GCGGCTCTGGGTCACGACTACGTGGCACAGGTGGAGCAGCACTCGTCCCAGAAAGACATGGCAAAGGGATTCGGCGGAAAATTCGGTGTTCAAAAAGATCGTGTTGACAAG TCTGCCATGGGCTTTGAATACAAGGGAGACGTCCAGCAGCACAGCTCCCAGAAAG ATTACTCGAAGGGGTTTGGAGGAAAGTATGGCGTTGAGAAGGAAAAGGTAGACAAAGCAGCGCTGGGTTACGACTACAAAGGCGCGACGGAGAAGCATCAGTCGCAGAAAG ACTATGCCAAGGGATTTGGAGGGAAGTACGGAGTGGAGAAGGAGAAGGTGGACAAAGCTGCCGTTGGTTACGACTACAAAGGAGAAACAGAGAAGCACCAGTCACAGAAAG attACTCAAAAGGATTTGGGGGGAAGTTTGGAGTTGAGAAGGAAAAGGTGGATAAAGCAGCTCTGGGTTATGAGTACAAAGGTGAGACGGAGAAGCATCAGTCGCAGAAAG ATTATTCAGCAGGATTCGGGGGTCGTTATGGAGTACAGAAGGACCGCATGGATAAG AGTGCTGTCGGCTTCTCAGACATGGACTCCCCGACCTCGGCGTATGAAAAGACACAACCCCTAGAGGCCT CCAGTGCGGGCGCGGGGAAACTGAAGGCTCGTTTTGAGAACATGGCCAAGGCCTCGGACGAGGAGAACAGgaagaaggtggaggaggagcgaGCGAGAAGACAAGCCAGAGAGagcagagagagggaggaggccAAACGCAGACAGCAG GAGCAAGACGCCAGAGAGGAAGAGTCTCGCCCACCGCCTGCTGAGCCTGAGGATCCAGAGTCCGACATGCCGCCACCAGCTGAGGATGCAGTGTACGACATGCCGCCACCAGATGAGGATGCAGAGTACGACATGCCACAAGAAACTCAACACATGCCAGAGATACAAGAAATACCTGAGCTGGAG GGTGAACCAGAGTACGAGGAGCCCCCAGTTTTGCCCCCGCGCTCAGAAGATCCACCCGAACCAGAACTCCCTCCTCTGCCTCACAGGTCAGCAGCCGTGGATGAAGATCAGGGAGAATACGAAGAACTTCTTGAAcgacctcctcctcctgcaccgACAG CGGTGGAGGACGTCTATGAAGAGGTGGCTGAAGGCCAGAGGGCAGTTGCAATTTATGACTACGAGGGAG AGGCAGATGATGAGATCTCTTTCAACCCGGATGATGTTATTACCAACATAGAGATGATTGACGAGGGCTGGTGGAAGGGACAATGTCACGGAAAAGTTGGGCTGTTCCCGGCCACTTATGTCCAGCtcatttag